A region of the Passer domesticus isolate bPasDom1 chromosome Z, bPasDom1.hap1, whole genome shotgun sequence genome:
tctgccgcgctcgtccccgccaagtccggcccgcgccggggccgcgctgggcGCGAGCGCAGCGCCCCCCTCCGGCCGCGCGCCGCCGGCGCAGCCGCGGCCGTTGCGCCGCGGGCGTTGCGGCCACAGGCGGCGATCGGAGCCATGGcggagctgccgctgcccgccgggctcagcgccagcgccttccccgccaagctgtggcgcctggtgaacagcccccgcgtccgctccgtgcgctgggacagccgtgcccaggggctgctcgtcGACCGCTCGCTCTTCGagcgggagctgctcagcctgggtGATGCCTATGGGGGCGGTGAGGGGGTGGAACCGACGCCAGACTCCTTCCAAGCCACGCATTCAGTAGCTTTGTGCAGCAGCTCAACCTCTACGGCTTCCACAAAGTGCCAGGCTGGATTGGGTCAGCTGAGCTGGGTGATGCCGGGGGCTGGCTCCACTTCAGGAACCCCAACTTTCGCCGCGACCGCCCTGACCTCCTGCTCCATATGAAGCGCCTGACCAGGGCCAACAGGCAGCggctggcagcggggctggAGGTGCGCAGCCGCCAGCCCAGCCGCTTCCAGCAGCTCCGCACGGAGCGGCCGCTGGCGTCCTTCCCTGCCGGGCAGCCGCCCAGAGCCGGTGAGAAAGAGTGGGAGCTGTGGGCGCGgaggctggcgtgggctgtggccgtgggccctgcccgtgctggggctgctcagcgcagctgccccgcctggcacaggggctgtccttgggcaaggcagctgtgccggcagggcccgggcgctgtgccggctctgccgggctgccggggctgcgggacggtcccgccgcggctgcgctcaccacagcccggcccgctcggctgcaGCTGGCCCAGCCGTGCGCCGTGGCTGGCGCTGCTCCTTGCCTGGTCCTGGGATGCTTGGAGAGCTCTCAGTGAGTGCGTGTGAGCCCAGGGCTTGGTCCTGGTCAGGCCCAGCTGGATGGATCCTGCTATCCTCTGGGGCAGCCGGGAAATAACCTGGCAGCTGGGTTTCTGGCAGTTGCCTCatgccagggaagggcagcaggacAATTTTCCCAGACAGCTGAACGAATAGGGCAGAGAGCTAATTAGACAAGGAATTGCTAGTTGAATAGGTCCAGAACATGTTCggttcttttttcttctttctcacgTGGCTTGGGAGGATGGGAGCTTTTGTCTTTCCTGATAGAAGTACAGTTGCTGCCAAAGGAAACACACCCAAAGACCAATAGTGACCCGGTGTCGCCCTGatttttaagactttctaaagccttctgatgtttgcattcttgtatgaaactttctcacacacttttctgtaaacaacttattgtttgcattcttttatggaggaggagaaatttgatggactgttggtttgtccagtgtctctggagaggtggcactttcaccttccaatcctctgtcatctttggaaatctataaatgtaggagtcagaaaataaacgctcttttttccctgcctgagagcagcagcatgtctgcgtcgtgttgtcttgtgtcctgtagcgacaTCTGGTGACCGCCGAAGTGTACTGCAGCCtaggctggaggcagagagtTCGGGCTGTCGGGTGAGATTGTGCCGTTtgcccctttccctgctgggagcttggTCTG
Encoded here:
- the LOC135291228 gene encoding heat shock factor protein 5-like, whose protein sequence is MAELPLPAGLSASAFPAKLWRLVNSPRVRSVRWDRGGTDARLLPSHAFSSFVQQLNLYGFHKVPGWIGSAELGDAGGWLHFRNPNFRRDRPDLLLHMKRLTRANRQRLAAGLEVRSRQPSRFQQLRTERPLASFPAGQPPRAATPGTSGPSAPAGSAGFAPWTAPSWLWNTPGEEELPPPDLDMVLETLEEMFSPSAQGNINVAPESSGGQPVDRAEAEGALPATESCRNNSQEPEDFDFHLIYIARRAALLEKI